TATGCAAGTGACTTCTATGAACTCAGAAAAAGTAAGGGGATTACGCTGGAAAAAGCTAAAGAGACTATTAAAGATAATATTTATTTTGGCTGTATGATGGTAAAAGAAGGTTATGCAGACGGATTGGTATCTGGAGCTATTCATGCGACTGCTGATTTACTAAGGCCAGCATTTCAAATTATAAAAACAGCGCCAAATGCAAAGATTGTATCAAGCTTTTTTATAATGGAAGTTCCTAATTGTGAATTTGGTGAAAATGGAGTATTTTTGTTTGCTGATTGTGCTGTTAATCCGTCACCAAATGCAGAAGAACTTGCATCTATAGCAGTACAATCTGCAAATACTGCAAAAACTTTATTGGGGATGGAACCAAGGGTTGCTATGCTTTCATTTTCAACGAAAGGCAGCGCATCACATGAATTAGTCGATAAAGTGAGAACAGCTACTGAAATTGCTAAAAATTTGATGCCAGATGTAGCAATAGATGGTGAATTGCAATTAGATGCTGCACTTGTTAAAGAAGTAGCCGAGTTAAAAGCACCTGGAAGTCCTGTTGCAGGACGTGCTAATGTGCTTATATTCCCTGATTTACAAGCAGGTAATATTGGTTATAAGCTCGTACAAAGATTGGCAAAAGCAAATGCTATAGGTCCGATAACGCAAGGAATGGGAGCACCTGTAAATGACTTATCTAGAGGATGCAGCTATAAAGACATTATTGATGTAATTGCTACAACGGCTGTACAAGCTCAATAAAAAAGCTATGGTATGGAGGATGAAAATTATGAAAATACTTGTTATAAATTGTGGAAGTTCATCATTAAAGTATCAATTAATCGAATCAAAGGATGGAAATGTTTTAGCTAAAGGCCTTGCTGAAAGAATAGGGATAAACGATTCGCTTTTAACACACAATGCAAACGGCGAAAAAATAAAAATAAAAAAAGATATGAAAGACCACAAGGATGCAATTAAATTAGTTTTGGATGCATTGGTAAATAGTGATTACGGTGTTATAAAGGATATGTCAGAAATTGATGCAGTTGGACATAGAGTTGTACATGGAGGAGAATATTTTACTTCATCTGTTCTTATAAATGATGATGTTTTAAAGGCGATAACAGATTGCATAGAATTAGCTCCTCTGCATAACCCCGCAAACATAGAAGGAATTAAAGCCTGTAAGCAAATTATGCCAGACGTTCCAATGGTTGCTGTTTTTGATACAGCCTTTCATCAGACAATGCCTGATTATGCTTATCTTTATCCGATTCCATATGAGTACTATACAAAGTATAAAATTAGAAAATATGGATTTCATGGTACATCCCATAAATATGTTTCACAGAGGGCGGCAGAAATACTTAATAAACCTATTGAAAGTTTGAAAATTATAACATGCCATCTTGGAAATGGTTCAAGCATAGCTGCAGTTAAAAATGGAAAATCAATAGATACAAGCATGGGATTTACACCGTTAGAAGGTTTGGCTATGGGAACACGTTCAGGAAGCATTGATCCATCTATAATTTCATATCTAATGGAGAAAGAAAATATTACTGCAGAAGAAGTAGTCAACATATTGAATAAAAAGTCAGGCGTATATGGTATTTCAGGAATAAGTAGTGATTTTAGAGATTTGGAGGATGCTGCTTTTAAAAATGGTAACAAGAGAGCACAACTTGCATTAAATGTATTTGCATATCGTGTAAAAAAGACAATAGGCTCTTACGCAGCAGCAATGGGTGGTGCTGATGTCATTGTGTTCACGGCAGGTATTGGTGAAAATGGTCCTGAAGTAAGAGAGTTTATACTTGATGGATTGGAATTTTTAGGTTTCAAACTAGACAAAGATAAAAATAATGTAAGAGGTAAAGAAGCTATAATATCGACCGCAGATTCAAAGGTATATGTTATGGTTGTGCCGACTAATGAGGAGTATATGATTGCAAAGGATACTGAAAAGATTGTAGAGAGTATAAAATAGTATTCTTGACAAATGTTTACCCCATTAGTATAATTAATTTTGGCAATTATATTGGGGTGAGAAAATGAAAATAGATTTATCAAAGATTAAGGGACATAGGGGACGTAGCATTGAAGTTAATTACGTTGAAAATTTAAGTGTTCTGGAGGTAAATAACAACAGCTACGTAGTCAGTAAACCAATCAGTGTTACAGGAAACATAACGCATGATAGTGAAGGTATAATTTTAAAGCTCTTAGTCCGTGGCGCTATTAAAGTTACATGTGATAGATGCCTTGAGGAATTTGAGCACGAATTTATAATTTCAATAGATGAAATCTTAAATGAAGCTGATGAAGACTATTCATATGAAGTAGAAGATGACAAATTAGATTTAACTAAGATTGTCATTGAAAATGTAGAACTTTCTCTTCCTATGAAGTTTGTTTGCTTACCTGGTTGTAAGGGTCTATGTCCTATTTGTGGTAAAAATCTTAATCATGAAAAATGCGATTGCCAAATAAAAGAAGTTGATCCACGCCTTTCAGTTTTGAATAAATTACTGCAGAAAATGTAGGAGGTGTATTTTATGCCAGTTCCAAAGCGTAGAACATCGAAAGCAAGAAGGGACAAAAGAAGACATAGTCATAGTTTGGCAATACCTGCTTATGTATTATGTCCACAGTGCCATGAGCCAAAGTTACCTCACAGAGTTTGTTTAAGCTGTGGTTATTATGATGGCAAAGAGGTATTGAAAGTAGAAGAAAAGTAATGGAGTTAACTCTATTACTTTTCTTTTTATTTCTTGACTTTTATATATTCTGTAATTTATAATTATGAGTAAGTCATAAAAACAACTTATATTTGGAGCTGATAATGTGGCCACCAAGCTAAATAAAAAAGAGAGATTAAGACAATTAAAGATTGAGATAGATAAAAATCCATTTTACACTGATGATGAGCTTGCTGAGCTGTTTTCAGTAAGCGTACAGACAATAAGACTTGACAGGATGGAACTTGGAATCCCAGAGCTTAGGGAGAGAATTAAAAATGTTGCAGAAGAGAACTATCGTAAAGTAAAAGCGATAGTTGGAAGTGAGATAGTTGGTGAGCTTATCGATTTAGAACTGGGCAAAAGTGGCATATCTGTTTTTGAGCCGACACCTGATATGGCTTTTCTAAAGACAAAAATTATTAGGGGACATTATATATATTCACAGGCAGAGTCTTTGGCGATTTCTGTAATTGATGCTGATGTTGCGTTGATAGGCGTAGCAAATATAAAATATAAATATCCAGTAAGGATAGGTGATCGTCTTGTTGCAAAGGCAGAGGTTATCAGAAGAAGAGGGAATAAATATTTCGTATGGGTTATGATAAAAGTAAAAAATAAGGAA
The nucleotide sequence above comes from Thermoanaerobacterium sp. CMT5567-10. Encoded proteins:
- the pta gene encoding phosphate acetyltransferase produces the protein MSIIQNIIEKAKSNKKKIVLPEGAEPRTLKAADIVLKEGIADLILLGNADEIRNAAGGLDISKAEIIDPLKSEKFDKYASDFYELRKSKGITLEKAKETIKDNIYFGCMMVKEGYADGLVSGAIHATADLLRPAFQIIKTAPNAKIVSSFFIMEVPNCEFGENGVFLFADCAVNPSPNAEELASIAVQSANTAKTLLGMEPRVAMLSFSTKGSASHELVDKVRTATEIAKNLMPDVAIDGELQLDAALVKEVAELKAPGSPVAGRANVLIFPDLQAGNIGYKLVQRLAKANAIGPITQGMGAPVNDLSRGCSYKDIIDVIATTAVQAQ
- a CDS encoding acetate kinase — translated: MKILVINCGSSSLKYQLIESKDGNVLAKGLAERIGINDSLLTHNANGEKIKIKKDMKDHKDAIKLVLDALVNSDYGVIKDMSEIDAVGHRVVHGGEYFTSSVLINDDVLKAITDCIELAPLHNPANIEGIKACKQIMPDVPMVAVFDTAFHQTMPDYAYLYPIPYEYYTKYKIRKYGFHGTSHKYVSQRAAEILNKPIESLKIITCHLGNGSSIAAVKNGKSIDTSMGFTPLEGLAMGTRSGSIDPSIISYLMEKENITAEEVVNILNKKSGVYGISGISSDFRDLEDAAFKNGNKRAQLALNVFAYRVKKTIGSYAAAMGGADVIVFTAGIGENGPEVREFILDGLEFLGFKLDKDKNNVRGKEAIISTADSKVYVMVVPTNEEYMIAKDTEKIVESIK
- a CDS encoding DUF177 domain-containing protein, which produces MKIDLSKIKGHRGRSIEVNYVENLSVLEVNNNSYVVSKPISVTGNITHDSEGIILKLLVRGAIKVTCDRCLEEFEHEFIISIDEILNEADEDYSYEVEDDKLDLTKIVIENVELSLPMKFVCLPGCKGLCPICGKNLNHEKCDCQIKEVDPRLSVLNKLLQKM
- the rpmF gene encoding 50S ribosomal protein L32 → MPVPKRRTSKARRDKRRHSHSLAIPAYVLCPQCHEPKLPHRVCLSCGYYDGKEVLKVEEK
- the fapR gene encoding transcription factor FapR; this encodes MATKLNKKERLRQLKIEIDKNPFYTDDELAELFSVSVQTIRLDRMELGIPELRERIKNVAEENYRKVKAIVGSEIVGELIDLELGKSGISVFEPTPDMAFLKTKIIRGHYIYSQAESLAISVIDADVALIGVANIKYKYPVRIGDRLVAKAEVIRRRGNKYFVWVMIKVKNKEVFRGKFILVSLESDNTEKEMQQS